The DNA sequence CAACGACCTTGGGATTGAAAAACGCCTCGACGGTGGCGGCGTCGTAGTGAGCCGCGCGCACAGCAGTCATGAAACCTCCTTGACGAAAAACGGCCGCGGGCCGGGCACCGGTTGGCACCCGGCCCGCGGAATCAGATTCAGTTGAGCTTGAGAATGGCCTCGATCATCGGCCGTACCTGTTCGGCGCTCAGCTGCGGATGCGCGATCATCGGCGTCGGCCCCCACACGCCACCGCCGCCGTGCAGGACTTTCTGCGTCAGCTTGTCCACGGCCTGCGGGTCGGTGCGGTACAGCCCCGCCACCGCGCGCAGCGGCGGGCCAATGCGGGCGCCGTTCACGTCGTGGCAGGAATAGCAGCCGTCCTTGATCAAGGTATCCGGCAGGCCGGCGGCCGCAAACGTTGCAGCCGCGCTTTCGGGTGGCAGGGCGGCGGCAGGCTCGGCTGCCGGGGCTTCGACCGGTGCGGGTGCCGGCGCAGCGGCAGGTGCCGACGCCGCAGCCGGCGGCGTTGCAGGCGTGCTGCTGGTCGCCTTTTCGGGCTGGTCCTGATCCTTGCCACAGCCGGTCAGGCTGGCCATGGCCAATGCCGCCAGAAGAAGCCCCTTCATCGGTATGCCTGACACTTGTCCCCCTCCCGTAACGGTGTGTTCTGGTAACGATCAGCTCGCCAGCAGGCGCCGCTCCATTGTTTCCGACAGCACGTCCATGTGCTCCGCACCCAGGCTCTCCGGCACGTCCGGCCCTTTGAACAGTTCCACACTCACCGCCGCTTCCATGAACATCAGGCCCAGATACAGCAACGGTTTTTGCTCGGCCGGCAGGTCGTCGATCGAGAACCGCGACAACTGCTCGGCCAATGCCTCCATGCGCGGCAGCAGGGTCCGATAATAGTCCGTCAGTTCGATCATGCTGGACGCCAGACGCTTGCGCATCCGCGCGTCCTCGGTCGGCAGCGCCCAGGTACGAAAGCGCTCCAGATCTTTGAACTCGGTCGGCCACTCGTTTGCCATGCGATTTCTCCTTGGTGATTCGCCAGCCGGTCAACGCAATGCCGGCATGACCTCGCGCGCGAACAGCGTCAGCGTGCGGGCGATCTGCCACTCTTCGAGCCCCCCGAAGTCGCCCATCACGGCCAGTTCCTGAAAGTCGTAATACTGACGGCGAAAACGCGCCAGCCAGTCCACGAACTGCGTCGGCGTGCCAACAAAGGCGATGTCGTTCTTGATGACGTAATCGTAGGTGTAGTCGTTGAGCTGGTTCAGGAAACCGCCGGCGTAGAAGTGGAAACCGCCCTCGCGCAGGCGGGCCTTGGTCTCCTCGCTGTTGATGCTGGCCTGCGGCACTGCCAGATTGCGATAGCTTTGCATCATCGCCCGTTCTGCCTCGCGGTGGGCGGTGGCCTCGTCGGCGGCCAGAAAAGCCGGCACCACCAGTCCCACGTGAGGGGCGTTGCCGACTTCCTTGCAGGTATTGGCGTAAGTGTGGACCGCCTCGGCAAACATCGGCGGCGAAGCGGCACCGACGAACACGCCCCAACCCTTGCGGGCGGCGTCGCCGAATACCCGCGCGCTGGTGCCGGTCTGGAAGATTTTCAGGCTCGGTTGCAGCGGCTTTGGCACCACCTGCACGTCGCGCACCTTGTAGTGCTTGCCCTCAAAAGAGAAGCGTTCGTTGCTCCAGGCGCGCTGCAGGATTTCGAGCGATTCCTCGTACAGGCCGATGCTGTCGGCCATCGGCACGCTGGCCGGGTCAAACAGCCAGCCGTGGCCGCGCCCGACGCCCACTTCCAGCCGGCCATCGGTCAGGTGGTCGCACTGCGCGATTTCACCGGCCAGCACCAGTGGGTTGTGCACCGGCAGGGTGTGGCACATGGCGCGGAAACGGATATTGCGC is a window from the Immundisolibacter sp. genome containing:
- a CDS encoding c-type cytochrome, producing MKGLLLAALAMASLTGCGKDQDQPEKATSSTPATPPAAASAPAAAPAPAPVEAPAAEPAAALPPESAAATFAAAGLPDTLIKDGCYSCHDVNGARIGPPLRAVAGLYRTDPQAVDKLTQKVLHGGGGVWGPTPMIAHPQLSAEQVRPMIEAILKLN
- a CDS encoding LLM class flavin-dependent oxidoreductase encodes the protein MKFGIYNEIQASPGANYKQRYDEALRSVELGDALGYDVFMTLEHHFFPTFSISVNPLAFFAAAAQRTRNIRFRAMCHTLPVHNPLVLAGEIAQCDHLTDGRLEVGVGRGHGWLFDPASVPMADSIGLYEESLEILQRAWSNERFSFEGKHYKVRDVQVVPKPLQPSLKIFQTGTSARVFGDAARKGWGVFVGAASPPMFAEAVHTYANTCKEVGNAPHVGLVVPAFLAADEATAHREAERAMMQSYRNLAVPQASINSEETKARLREGGFHFYAGGFLNQLNDYTYDYVIKNDIAFVGTPTQFVDWLARFRRQYYDFQELAVMGDFGGLEEWQIARTLTLFAREVMPALR